The proteins below come from a single Rhodothermia bacterium genomic window:
- a CDS encoding alpha/beta hydrolase, whose translation MSKKGFFFACIWVLLPFFGKTLVTAQHVSSGKIVRFAPFKSKYVDARNIEVWLPDGYSAKKKYAVLYMHDGQMLFDSTTTWNKQEWGVDETVGALIRDKKIRETIIVGIWNNGSKRHSEYFPQKPFESMPKSRQDSLYTANRANGNTLFVEKVQSDQYLRFLVYELKPFIDRKFSTHKGRSHTFVAGSSMGGLISLYAVSEYPQVFGGAACISTHWPGAFVPEMNPIPATFFAYMQRKLPSPNTHKLYFDYGTATLDALYEPYQRQADAILKAKGYHAENWQTLKFEGEDHSERAWRKRFHLPIRFLLGTTTAGK comes from the coding sequence ATGTCTAAAAAAGGTTTTTTTTTTGCCTGTATTTGGGTTTTGCTGCCGTTTTTTGGGAAAACGTTGGTGACGGCGCAGCACGTCTCATCAGGGAAAATCGTTCGTTTTGCGCCCTTCAAGTCCAAATATGTGGACGCACGTAACATAGAAGTTTGGCTGCCGGATGGGTACTCGGCCAAAAAGAAATATGCTGTCCTCTATATGCACGATGGCCAAATGCTTTTCGACTCCACCACCACTTGGAATAAACAAGAATGGGGTGTGGATGAAACAGTTGGCGCGTTAATTCGGGATAAAAAAATCCGCGAAACCATCATAGTAGGCATCTGGAACAATGGCTCCAAACGCCATAGCGAGTACTTCCCACAAAAGCCCTTCGAATCCATGCCCAAGTCGCGGCAAGATTCGCTCTATACCGCCAATCGTGCGAACGGAAATACCCTTTTTGTTGAAAAGGTGCAATCCGATCAATATCTACGGTTCTTGGTTTATGAACTCAAACCCTTTATAGACCGGAAATTTTCCACCCACAAGGGGCGATCCCATACCTTTGTGGCGGGTTCCAGCATGGGCGGCCTGATCTCCCTCTATGCCGTGAGCGAATACCCGCAGGTTTTTGGAGGGGCAGCCTGTATTTCTACGCATTGGCCCGGTGCTTTTGTGCCCGAAATGAACCCGATTCCGGCCACTTTTTTCGCCTATATGCAACGCAAATTGCCTTCGCCCAACACCCATAAGCTGTATTTCGACTACGGGACGGCCACCTTAGATGCGCTCTACGAGCCTTATCAGCGGCAAGCCGATGCCATTCTTAAGGCGAAAGGGTATCATGCTGAAAATTGGCAAACCCTGAAGTTCGAGGGCGAAGACCACTCGGAACGGGCTTGGCGGAAAAGATTCCATTTGCCAATACGGTTTCTTTTGGGCACTACAACCGCTGGAAAATAA
- a CDS encoding PQQ-like beta-propeller repeat protein, with amino-acid sequence MFFSHYWVVFFGLWWLQGCASVKLPEIQAKPEDWIKEDGPEGGYYLAHSFKAPFEVAWQYNLASGMGPSALAGVRGVLLAATLKGEVHAIGTDRGRKIGYVPLGEGIRGLPILWGDVLMVASTNGRYAMAAYQYTRSDIKWRRKGLKSESGLVKMGKFVGFVDARGTVIAIDPADGREVWKTTWLEQATAVYGTPVFVNDLLLLASGKGDVVALHAETGKVAWLKQVHQPVYNALAARFGEVWVPTTRGQLFRLSIEDGRELGVFDLENEAVRMATPAIGPDGVVFGASDGFIRKLRAQDGRLEWTFHAKGACTAPVLWAGSEIFAGCQDKTLYRISADNGALIGQLVLKGRIKSVPVLYEDRLYLAQEPNQLVAIGKPVKKSRSANPEN; translated from the coding sequence ATGTTTTTTTCCCATTATTGGGTGGTTTTTTTTGGCTTATGGTGGCTGCAAGGGTGTGCAAGTGTCAAATTGCCGGAAATACAAGCCAAACCGGAAGATTGGATCAAAGAAGATGGGCCGGAAGGTGGCTATTATCTTGCGCACTCGTTTAAGGCGCCCTTCGAGGTTGCGTGGCAATATAATTTAGCGTCGGGGATGGGACCTTCTGCCCTTGCTGGGGTACGTGGTGTACTGCTTGCCGCCACCTTGAAAGGCGAAGTTCATGCCATTGGGACGGATCGAGGGCGAAAAATAGGGTATGTACCGCTGGGTGAAGGCATACGTGGTCTTCCCATCCTTTGGGGGGACGTTTTGATGGTCGCAAGTACTAATGGTCGTTATGCAATGGCAGCATATCAATACACCCGCTCAGACATTAAATGGCGACGCAAAGGGCTTAAAAGTGAATCTGGCTTGGTTAAAATGGGGAAATTCGTAGGTTTCGTGGATGCCAGAGGAACCGTGATCGCCATTGATCCGGCGGATGGGCGGGAGGTCTGGAAGACCACTTGGCTCGAACAGGCTACCGCCGTCTATGGAACGCCCGTTTTTGTGAATGACTTGCTGCTACTGGCATCGGGAAAAGGAGATGTGGTGGCGCTTCATGCCGAAACAGGAAAAGTGGCTTGGTTGAAGCAGGTACATCAGCCTGTTTACAACGCACTCGCGGCACGGTTTGGTGAGGTCTGGGTTCCTACCACGAGAGGACAACTCTTCCGCTTGTCCATTGAAGATGGGCGCGAATTGGGTGTTTTTGACCTCGAAAATGAAGCCGTAAGAATGGCTACGCCTGCAATCGGGCCGGATGGAGTGGTATTTGGTGCAAGCGATGGCTTTATCCGTAAACTTAGGGCACAAGATGGCCGCTTAGAATGGACGTTTCATGCCAAGGGTGCGTGTACAGCGCCCGTCCTCTGGGCTGGATCCGAGATTTTTGCAGGCTGCCAAGACAAAACCCTCTACCGGATTTCCGCAGATAACGGCGCATTGATCGGTCAATTGGTGCTAAAAGGCCGCATCAAATCCGTTCCGGTGCTTTATGAAGACCGACTTTACCTCGCCCAAGAACCTAACCAGTTGGTCGCCATCGGAAAGCCAGTGAAAAAATCCCGTTCCGCAAATCCGGAGAATTAA
- a CDS encoding GatB/YqeY domain-containing protein, whose translation MSLKSKFSEELKIALKAKDPVKLRTLRALISALQMKEIEERQGGVAALSEQQELAVLQKQAKQRQDSIEQYRAAGRTDLVTTEEEELLVIQSYLPAELSDEEIAQVVQQAMQDLGVSSPKEMGKLMGVVMGKLRGKADGKRIQAIVKSLLS comes from the coding sequence ATGAGCTTAAAATCCAAATTCTCCGAAGAGCTTAAAATCGCGCTAAAAGCCAAAGACCCCGTAAAACTCCGTACCTTACGTGCGCTAATCTCTGCACTACAAATGAAAGAGATTGAAGAGCGGCAAGGTGGTGTAGCTGCGCTCTCCGAACAACAAGAATTGGCCGTTCTCCAGAAACAAGCCAAACAACGGCAAGACTCCATTGAGCAATACCGTGCAGCAGGACGAACGGACTTGGTGACGACGGAAGAAGAAGAACTTTTGGTGATCCAGTCCTACCTTCCGGCAGAACTAAGTGATGAGGAAATTGCGCAAGTTGTTCAGCAAGCCATGCAAGACCTTGGCGTTTCCTCCCCCAAAGAGATGGGCAAATTGATGGGCGTTGTAATGGGAAAATTGCGCGGAAAAGCAGATGGTAAACGAATCCAAGCAATAGTTAAATCTTTGTTGTCTTAA
- a CDS encoding DUF1016 family protein has product MSEVLNISQPAYGEILQQAVAEIHSARSLVARQLAKATNSVYWNLGKLLFEKQLAEGYGSRVVNQLSIDLKKEFPDMGLSPRNLWDMKRFYERYHLADEKLRQAVAVLPWGHNLLLINKVQSLDAVAFYATEAVGKGWSRDWLLNAIKMDSYTHAQKQIQSHNFKETLPAIDLDYANEVFKDSYNLGFLGITEKVKETELEKRLVEKIKSFVLELGKGFSFIGNQHRLEYNGKEYFVDMLFFHRGLRSLVAIELKIGGFQAEYVGKMNLYLSLLDKLEKGENENQSIGIILCVDKDHLDVEIALQDINKPIGVAEYQLLFPKDELQALLMEEIKASQEKKNEA; this is encoded by the coding sequence ATGAGCGAAGTATTAAATATAAGCCAGCCAGCGTATGGTGAAATTTTGCAACAAGCTGTTGCAGAAATACATTCGGCCCGAAGTTTGGTTGCTAGGCAATTGGCAAAGGCTACTAATTCCGTTTATTGGAACTTGGGAAAATTACTGTTTGAGAAGCAATTAGCAGAAGGCTATGGCAGCAGGGTGGTCAATCAACTTTCTATTGACCTAAAAAAGGAATTTCCCGATATGGGGCTTTCACCTCGCAATTTGTGGGATATGAAACGCTTTTATGAGCGTTATCATTTGGCAGATGAGAAACTGCGACAGGCTGTCGCAGTTTTGCCGTGGGGACACAATTTACTGTTAATCAACAAGGTTCAATCGCTTGATGCTGTAGCTTTTTATGCTACTGAAGCCGTAGGTAAAGGTTGGAGTAGAGATTGGTTGCTCAATGCCATAAAAATGGACAGCTACACCCATGCCCAAAAGCAAATCCAATCGCATAATTTTAAGGAAACACTTCCTGCTATTGACCTTGATTATGCTAACGAAGTGTTTAAAGATTCGTACAATCTTGGCTTTTTAGGAATTACGGAAAAAGTAAAAGAAACTGAACTTGAGAAACGATTGGTAGAAAAAATAAAATCGTTTGTGTTGGAATTAGGCAAGGGTTTTAGCTTCATTGGTAACCAACACCGCTTGGAGTACAACGGAAAGGAATATTTTGTAGATATGCTTTTCTTTCATCGTGGTTTGCGTTCGTTAGTGGCCATCGAATTGAAAATAGGAGGTTTTCAAGCCGAATATGTTGGCAAAATGAACCTATATCTTTCCTTGCTCGATAAATTGGAAAAAGGCGAAAACGAAAACCAATCTATCGGCATTATTCTTTGTGTCGATAAAGACCATTTGGATGTCGAAATTGCTTTACAAGACATCAATAAACCCATAGGCGTAGCCGAATATCAACTGTTGTTTCCCAAAGATGAGTTACAAGCCTTATTGATGGAAGAAATAAAAGCCAGTCAAGAAAAAAAGAATGAAGCATAA
- a CDS encoding type I restriction-modification system subunit M: MTDNNQTQLGNTLWKIADELRGAMNADQFRDYMLSFLFLRYLSDNYEAAAKKELGKDFPVLKDNDKRTPLSVWYEQNKTDVTEFEKQMRRKVHYVIEPTHLWNSIAELAKTQSKELLRTLQDGFKYIENESFESTFQGLFSEINLDSDKLGKNYEERNKKLCNIIQKIAEGINNFDKNIDYLGDAYEFLIGKFAAGSGQKAGEFYTPQRISDILSGIVTLDSQDPSSGEKKKIERVLDFACGSGSLLLNVRKKMTDANGTIGKIYGQEKNITTYNLARMNMLLHGVKDTEFEIHHGDTLINDWDILNEINPSKKLEFDAIVANPPFSYRWEPKEVMGEDFRFKSYGLAPKSAADFAFLLHGFHFLSKEGTMAIILPHGVLFRSGAEEKIRKKLLEDGNIDTVIGLPANLFFSTGIPVCILVLKKCKKFDDVLFINAVDHFEKGKRQNTLLPTHIEKIVNTYKTRSEETRYARRVSMDEIVKNDFNLNISRYVSTSLDEELIDLKEVNKKLADLDKDIDKARETHNRFLLELGLPTI; the protein is encoded by the coding sequence ATGACAGACAATAATCAAACACAATTAGGAAATACACTTTGGAAAATTGCAGACGAATTGCGAGGAGCAATGAACGCTGACCAGTTCCGAGATTATATGCTTTCGTTTTTGTTCTTACGTTATCTAAGCGACAATTACGAAGCAGCAGCCAAAAAGGAATTGGGCAAAGATTTTCCTGTTCTAAAAGACAATGATAAACGAACTCCGCTTTCCGTTTGGTATGAACAAAACAAAACCGATGTTACGGAATTTGAAAAGCAAATGCGAAGAAAGGTTCACTATGTCATTGAGCCAACGCATTTATGGAACAGCATTGCGGAATTGGCAAAAACGCAAAGCAAAGAATTGCTTCGCACCTTGCAAGATGGTTTTAAATACATAGAGAACGAATCTTTTGAAAGCACTTTTCAGGGCTTGTTTTCTGAAATCAATTTGGATTCTGATAAACTCGGCAAGAACTACGAAGAACGAAATAAAAAGCTCTGCAATATCATTCAAAAAATTGCGGAAGGCATCAATAATTTTGATAAAAACATTGACTACTTAGGCGATGCTTACGAATTTCTGATTGGAAAATTTGCAGCAGGTTCAGGGCAAAAAGCAGGAGAGTTTTATACACCGCAAAGAATTTCAGACATACTTTCAGGAATTGTAACGCTCGACAGCCAAGACCCAAGTTCAGGTGAAAAGAAAAAGATTGAACGGGTTTTAGACTTTGCCTGTGGTTCAGGTTCCTTGTTGCTCAATGTTCGTAAAAAAATGACCGATGCTAACGGAACAATCGGCAAAATTTACGGACAAGAAAAAAACATCACGACCTACAACTTAGCACGAATGAACATGCTTTTGCATGGCGTAAAAGATACCGAATTTGAAATTCACCATGGAGATACTTTAATCAATGATTGGGATATTTTAAATGAAATAAATCCTTCAAAGAAATTAGAATTTGATGCCATTGTAGCCAACCCGCCTTTTAGTTATCGTTGGGAACCAAAGGAAGTAATGGGAGAAGATTTTCGCTTCAAAAGTTACGGCCTTGCTCCAAAGTCGGCAGCCGATTTTGCATTTCTATTACATGGTTTTCATTTCTTGAGTAAAGAAGGAACGATGGCAATTATTTTGCCGCATGGTGTTTTATTTAGAAGCGGAGCAGAAGAAAAAATCAGAAAAAAACTTTTAGAGGACGGTAATATTGACACTGTTATCGGACTACCTGCCAATCTGTTTTTCTCGACTGGTATTCCGGTTTGTATTTTGGTTTTAAAGAAGTGTAAGAAATTTGACGATGTTTTATTCATCAATGCCGTTGACCACTTTGAAAAAGGCAAACGACAAAACACGTTATTGCCCACCCATATCGAGAAAATCGTAAATACCTATAAAACACGATCAGAGGAAACCCGTTACGCTCGTAGAGTGTCAATGGACGAAATCGTGAAAAACGATTTTAACCTAAATATCTCAAGATATGTAAGCACATCGTTAGACGAAGAACTCATAGACTTGAAAGAGGTAAACAAAAAACTCGCTGACCTTGACAAAGACATTGACAAGGCAAGAGAAACGCACAACCGCTTTTTATTGGAATTAGGACTTCCAACGATCTAA